A part of Numenius arquata chromosome 16, bNumArq3.hap1.1, whole genome shotgun sequence genomic DNA contains:
- the GTF2H3 gene encoding general transcription factor IIH subunit 3 isoform X1 — protein MDAVMVLGNSHLFMNRTNKLAVIASHTQESRFLYPGKRWAVADLFGDGSSSVESNCSGSKDGKYELLTAINDAIAEEIKDLMTKTDMKGQQTETLLAGSLAKALCYINKMSKEVKANQEMKSRILVIKAAEDSALQYMNFMNVIFAAQKQSILIDACVLDSDSGLLQQACDITGGIYLKVPHMPSLLQYLLWVFLPDQEQRSQLVLPPPIHVDYRAACFCHRNLIEIGYVCSVCLSIFCNFSPICSTCETAFKISLPPVMKAKKKKLKLAV, from the exons ATGGATGCAGTGATGGTACTGGGAAATTCGCACTTATTTATGAATCGTACTAACAAGCTCGCTGTAATAGCAAGTCACACGCAAGAAAG ccGTTTCTTGTACCCTGGGAAGCGTTGGGCTGTTGCAGATCTCTTTGGAGATGGCAGTAGCTCCGTGGAATCCAATTGCTCTGGCAGCAAGGATGGAAAATACGAATTGTTAACAGCCATAAATGATGCAATTGCAGAAGAGATTAAAGACCTCATGACaaaaa CTGACATGAAGGGCCAGCAAACAGAAACTCTTTTAGCAGGATCACTTGCTAAGGCACTTTGTT ATATCAACAAGATGAGCAAAGAGGTAAAAG CCAATCAAGAAATGAAATCAAGGATTTTG GTCATAAAAGCTGCAGAAGACAGTGCATTGCAATATATGAATTTCATGAATGTGATCTTTGCAGCACAGAAACAG AGTATTTTGATTGATGCCTGTGTCTTGGACTCTGATTCAGGTCTTCTACAACAG GCTTGTGACATTACGGGTGGCATATATTTGAAAGTGCCCCACATGCCATCCCTTCTGCAGTATTTGTTG TGGGTATTTCTCCCCGATCAAGAGCAGAGGTCCCAGCTTGTCCTTCCGCCTCCTATTCACGTTGACTACAGAGCTGCATGCTTCTGTCACCGAAATCTCATTGAAATTGGTTATGTGTGCTCTGTGTGCTTGTCAA tattctGCAACTTCAGTCCTATTTGTAGCACATGCGA GACTGCTTTCAAAATATCGTTGCCACCTGTCATGAAAgctaagaagaagaaattaaagttaGCTGTGTAA
- the TCTN2 gene encoding tectonic-2, whose protein sequence is MAAAFLGALLLLLAAPCPGQRAWHPVFQPSFIHMSGPRVNSFFLGNSSGVNFSIVLSSVDEETGKLQLANCSGSKRAGDWNLTVTPGMSASRVTISLTRNLQLCLPNATDCCTTPLCVVETLQVLACHDSVLLAHLLIQAEIYANSSFTGNVSENATIIPNQVFQPLGSCPCDLTAGACDVRCCCDSECTPDLKQLFNESCFTGVFGGDVNPPFDQLCSSQSMEYIPDWFPFLCVQSSLNNTPFLGYFYHGSVSTPRVPPFKISLQTFPGKLFTGYGQGDPIMTEENEYFTIPQQSMAGQCVGNAPVAYLQNFDVKCLTNVASYKEGLPHDVRINSGTGEFIQQNVIYRTITDRGKFITESENLYAPEVLCQNVTFAEHYTFVWRDKNIERINVTVFLGSLCDGEILAQRFTVKFQSLKSTNATELFGNPGYQVGKPVKAANMNASDTFGSLNIWQTAGRGLCTLATSTPVLFGLDSFSGCILEVGINEDCSLLRGNVTEKFNSLIQSTHVGKRDNSSYSDLNDWVEIIRLDPFNSDTNVSSGNLKGICPDIPANLNIRIIFADVGAVQGIPWREILAVQISYSTVIWQFQCGLICENSTSFLPITASVQFIKVPAQPPIPMTRFQINYTEFDCNRKDVCWPQLFYPLTRFYTGEPYSQCLAKGLSLAFLVLLAAMMSNPWFSKLWNSSLV, encoded by the exons ATGGCGGCGGCTTTCCTCggggcgctgctgctgctgctggcggcaCCTTGCCCCGGCCAGCGGGCTTGGCACCCCG tctttcagCCTTCATTTATCCATATGTCAGGGCCCAGagtaaattccttttttcttggaAATTCTTCAGGAGTTAATTTTTCTATAGTCTTGAGTTCTGTAGACGAAGAGACAG GAAAATTGCAACTTGCAAATTGCAGTGGAAGTAAAAGAGCTGGTGATTGGAATTTGACTGTAACACCTGGTATG agtGCTTCCAGAGTGACTATAAGCTTGACTAGAAATCTGCAGTTGTGTTTGCCCAACGCCACTGACTGCTGCACAACACCTCTCTGTGTGGTTGAAACACTTCAGGTTTTAGCTTGCCATGATTCAGTGCTGTTGGCTCATCTCCTGATTCAAGCTGAAATATATGCCAACTCCTCTTTTACAGGAAATGTGTCAG aaaatgcaACTATCATCCCAAACCAGGTGTTTCAGCCATTGGGCTCTTGTCCTTGTGATTTGACAGCTGGGGCTTGTGATGTTCGTTGTTGCTGTGATTCG GAATGTACCCCAGACTTGAAGCAGTTATTCAATGAATCATGTTTCACTGGAGTGTTTGGTGGGGATGTAAACCCACCTTTTGATCAGCTGTGCTCTTCTCAGTCAATGGAATATATCCCAGATTGGTTTCCCTTCCTTTGTGTACAGTCTTCTCTTAACAATACACCATTTCTTGGCTACTTTTATCATGGCTCTGT TTCTACACCTAGAGTTCCTCCATTTAAGATCTCTTTACAAACTTTTCCTGGGAAACTTTTCACTGGTTATGGACAAGGAGATCCAATtatgacagaagaaaatgagtattttacCATCCCCCAG CAATCCATGGCTGGACAGTGTGTTGGAAATGCCCCCGTAGCTTATCTCCAGAACTTTGATGTCAAATGCCTCACCAATGTAGCATCTTACAAGGAAGGACTGCCCCACGACGTGAGGATAAACTCCGGTACTGGAG AGTTCATCCAACAAAATGTCATCTATAGAACCATCACTGACAGGGGAAAATTCATCACTGAAAGTG aaAACCTTTATGCTCCTGAGGTTCTATGTCAAAATGTAACTTTTGCAGAACATTATACATTCGTTTGGAGAGACAAGAACATAGAGCGAATAAATGTCACAGTCTTCCTCGGAAGTTTATGTGATGGAG aaATACTGGCACAGAGATTCACAGTCAAATTTCAAAGTTTAAAGAGTACTAATGCAACAGAACTGTTTGGGAATCCAG GTTACCAAGTTGGAAAACCAGTGAAAGCTGCAAATATGAATGCTTCTGATACTTTTGGAAGCCTAAACATTTGGCAGACAG cTGGCAGAGGTTTATGTACGTTGGCAACTTCTACACCAGTTTTATTCGGACTAGATTCATTCTCTGGGTGCATTTTAGAAGTTGGTATTAACGAAGATTGCAGCCTTTTAAG AGGAAACGTAACTGAGAAATTTAATTCATTAATACAATCTACTCATGTTGGAAAGAGGGACAATTCAAGTTACAGTGATCTAAATGACTGGGTGGAAATTATAC GTCTTGATCCATTTAATTCTGATACCAATGTGAGCAGTGGAAACTTAAAAGGCATTTGTCCAGATATTCCTGCAAATCTGAATATTCGCATAATCTTTGCTGATGTGGGTGCAGTACAAGGGATTCCCTGGCGAGAGATTCTTGCTGTGCAGATCAG TTACTCAACAGTCATATGGCAATTCCAGTGCGGGCTTATCTGTGAAAACAGCACCAGCTTTCTTCCTATCACTGCTTCTGTTCAGTTTATTAAAGTGCCAGCTCAGCCACCCATTCCAATGACAAG atttcaGATTAATTATACAGAATTTGACTGCAATCGAAAGGATGTGTGCTGGCCACAACTTTTTTATCCATTGACACGCTTTTACACAG gggaaCCATATTCCCAGTGTCTTGCTAAAGGCCTGTCATTGGCATTTCTTGTTCTACTTGCAGCGATGATGAGTAACCCTTGGTTTTCTAAATTATGGAATAGCTCCTTGGTTTAG
- the GTF2H3 gene encoding general transcription factor IIH subunit 3 isoform X3, which yields MDAVMVLGNSHLFMNRTNKLAVIASHTQESRFLYPGKRWAVADLFGDGSSSVESNCSGSKDGKYELLTAINDAIAEEIKDLMTKTDMKGQQTETLLAGSLAKALCYINKMSKEVKANQEMKSRILACDITGGIYLKVPHMPSLLQYLLWVFLPDQEQRSQLVLPPPIHVDYRAACFCHRNLIEIGYVCSVCLSIFCNFSPICSTCETAFKISLPPVMKAKKKKLKLAV from the exons ATGGATGCAGTGATGGTACTGGGAAATTCGCACTTATTTATGAATCGTACTAACAAGCTCGCTGTAATAGCAAGTCACACGCAAGAAAG ccGTTTCTTGTACCCTGGGAAGCGTTGGGCTGTTGCAGATCTCTTTGGAGATGGCAGTAGCTCCGTGGAATCCAATTGCTCTGGCAGCAAGGATGGAAAATACGAATTGTTAACAGCCATAAATGATGCAATTGCAGAAGAGATTAAAGACCTCATGACaaaaa CTGACATGAAGGGCCAGCAAACAGAAACTCTTTTAGCAGGATCACTTGCTAAGGCACTTTGTT ATATCAACAAGATGAGCAAAGAGGTAAAAG CCAATCAAGAAATGAAATCAAGGATTTTG GCTTGTGACATTACGGGTGGCATATATTTGAAAGTGCCCCACATGCCATCCCTTCTGCAGTATTTGTTG TGGGTATTTCTCCCCGATCAAGAGCAGAGGTCCCAGCTTGTCCTTCCGCCTCCTATTCACGTTGACTACAGAGCTGCATGCTTCTGTCACCGAAATCTCATTGAAATTGGTTATGTGTGCTCTGTGTGCTTGTCAA tattctGCAACTTCAGTCCTATTTGTAGCACATGCGA GACTGCTTTCAAAATATCGTTGCCACCTGTCATGAAAgctaagaagaagaaattaaagttaGCTGTGTAA
- the GTF2H3 gene encoding general transcription factor IIH subunit 3 isoform X2 has translation MDAVMVLGNSHLFMNRTNKLAVIASHTQESRFLYPGKRWAVADLFGDGSSSVESNCSGSKDGKYELLTAINDAIAEEIKDLMTKTDMKGQQTETLLAGSLAKALCSNVDINKMSKEVKANQEMKSRILVIKAAEDSALQYMNFMNVIFAAQKQSILIDACVLDSDSGLLQQACDITGGIYLKVPHMPSLLQYLLWVFLPDQEQRSQLVLPPPIHVDYRAACFCHRNLIEIGYVCSVCLSIFCNFSPICSTCETAFKISLPPVMKAKKKKLKLAV, from the exons ATGGATGCAGTGATGGTACTGGGAAATTCGCACTTATTTATGAATCGTACTAACAAGCTCGCTGTAATAGCAAGTCACACGCAAGAAAG ccGTTTCTTGTACCCTGGGAAGCGTTGGGCTGTTGCAGATCTCTTTGGAGATGGCAGTAGCTCCGTGGAATCCAATTGCTCTGGCAGCAAGGATGGAAAATACGAATTGTTAACAGCCATAAATGATGCAATTGCAGAAGAGATTAAAGACCTCATGACaaaaa CTGACATGAAGGGCCAGCAAACAGAAACTCTTTTAGCAGGATCACTTGCTAAGGCACTTTGTT CTAATGTAGATATCAACAAGATGAGCAAAGAGGTAAAAG CCAATCAAGAAATGAAATCAAGGATTTTG GTCATAAAAGCTGCAGAAGACAGTGCATTGCAATATATGAATTTCATGAATGTGATCTTTGCAGCACAGAAACAG AGTATTTTGATTGATGCCTGTGTCTTGGACTCTGATTCAGGTCTTCTACAACAG GCTTGTGACATTACGGGTGGCATATATTTGAAAGTGCCCCACATGCCATCCCTTCTGCAGTATTTGTTG TGGGTATTTCTCCCCGATCAAGAGCAGAGGTCCCAGCTTGTCCTTCCGCCTCCTATTCACGTTGACTACAGAGCTGCATGCTTCTGTCACCGAAATCTCATTGAAATTGGTTATGTGTGCTCTGTGTGCTTGTCAA tattctGCAACTTCAGTCCTATTTGTAGCACATGCGA GACTGCTTTCAAAATATCGTTGCCACCTGTCATGAAAgctaagaagaagaaattaaagttaGCTGTGTAA